A window of the Nitrospirota bacterium genome harbors these coding sequences:
- a CDS encoding type II toxin-antitoxin system VapB family antitoxin: MTTRTNIMLDDDMVDEAKKLTSFRTKREVVDFALRELVKQLKKKKLLAIRHKGMWQGDLAKWRSKRIDIN, from the coding sequence ATGACAACACGGACAAACATTATGCTGGATGACGATATGGTTGATGAAGCAAAGAAATTAACTTCATTCAGGACCAAAAGAGAGGTTGTGGATTTTGCGCTTAGAGAGCTTGTAAAACAGTTAAAAAAGAAGAAACTGCTTGCAATAAGGCACAAAGGAATGTGGCAGGGCGACCTTGCAAAATGGAGGAGTAAAAGGATTGATATTAATTGA